gccatgcCAAAtaggcgtgtctcatgggatttctgtatatagacccttgtacagatgaaatcctcagattttgctcctgtatgcagcgtcaagatggatcttcgcatggaatcTGGATTTGGAAGTCAACTTGTTTCTTGcctttgcttgtgagcaagaacggaaaagagaaagacagagaagactgCATTGGCGCTTTCGGCAGCACCCCATTGTTGAactccgagagagccgtggagcctaccactccttatacAGTGAGCTTCGTGAAAATCCTGAGAAATGTTTTAAGTACACGAGGTTGTCTCGAGAGCTTCATGGATTTGTTGCTtcatgtacaaggagccatcagcaagcaggacacccagctccgtagagcgattcctgctgaggaacctctgctggtgacactaaggtacgtaatattttaaaataaacgcctgtcataattattattgttctgcaatgtcCTTCATTctttttgttttgcaaaaaactGTTCTAAatattgttctaaaagccatgtcctttttttttttttttttttctctgttttgcaaaacctttgtcataaatattattgttctgaatttgtttttctttctctgttctgcagattcctggctaccggagagagcctatcatcactacatttccagttccgGATTGGAATTTCTACACTATCTGGGATTGtcgcagacacctgccgggctttgtgggatgttctccgtgAGGAATTTATACCCACCATTATACCCACCACGGAAATCTGGCAGGAAACTGCAGCATATTTTTTTTGAtgtttgtaatttccccaactgtttgggagcagtgggtgGAAAACCTATCCGGATTACCAAACCGTCTGGAATtggatccgagtactttaattataaaaaaaatattttgccatagtgctcatggcgattgcagctgcggactgtaagtttgtcgccatggacattggatcttttggccgtggtaatgactcccagacatttaaaaactcgggCATGGGCCAAGGGttgtatgggaatcattttaatttccccctttcacaacctcttcccaacactgaagacCCGTCAATGCCatttgttggggatgaggcctttctgatgtgtggaaacctccttaaaccatactccagtcgggacttgacTGACTGATCAGGGCatgaagaactgttgagtgtgcctATGGTATGCTTGTCTCGAAATGCTGCATTtaagggacagccattaatctgaaaattgagacggTCGATGAGGTAGTCGATGCGCGTGTGCTTCTGCACAACTAtataatggctaaagagcgacccaacattgaactttaTGAACCTGTTAGTAACCCGtttaagttgcccaaatgagggatagagTTGcagcctactttgtttctgagaatGGACGTGTgggatggcaagatgaaatggtttagtaAAATGAtcttgtaatgttatgtaccttgaatctttaaatttacctttaatgtttg
This region of Ranitomeya imitator isolate aRanImi1 chromosome 1, aRanImi1.pri, whole genome shotgun sequence genomic DNA includes:
- the LOC138653191 gene encoding uncharacterized protein, whose amino-acid sequence is MRNEFEHAQIVCSGSHGNEVTVFDLEAAVPAITPRQDGSSHGIWIWKSTCFLPLLVSKNGKEKDREDCIGAFGSTPLLNSERAVEPTTPYTVSFVKILRNVLSTRGCLESFMDLLLHVQGAISKQDTQLRRAIPAEEPLLVTLRFLATGESLSSLHFQFRIGISTLSGIVADTCRALWDVLREEFIPTIIPTTEIWQETAAYFF